In the Streptomyces sp. cg36 genome, one interval contains:
- the pknB gene encoding Stk1 family PASTA domain-containing Ser/Thr kinase has protein sequence MEEPRRLGGRYELGQVLGRGGMAEVYLAHDTRLGRTVAVKTLRADLARDPSFQARFRREAQSAASLNHPAIVAVYDTGEDYVDNISIPYIVMEYVDGSTLRELLHSGRKLLPERTLEMTIGILQALEYSHRAGIVHRDIKPANVMLTRTGQVKVMDFGIARAMGDSGMTMTQTAAVIGTAQYLSPEQAKGEQVDARSDLYSTGCLLYELLTVRPPFVGDSPVAVAYQHVREEPQPPSNFDPEITPEMDAIVLKALVKDPDYRYQSADEMRADIEACLDGQPVAATAAMGAVGYGGYDAYTSGPQDQPTTALRPADAAGQTSMLPPVNPDDGGYGYDDRPARRRQKKSRTSTILLVLAGVLVLVGAILIGKAVFGGKGDDGQVPVPQLVGETKKSAEGLTANIGLKLVVSKSEPCADQPKDSICSQTPNSGKLKKGESVSVVVSTGAPKVEVPDVTEKKKDNATEILKDKGFVVKTTLVEADQDPGTVVSQDPKGGTPAEKGSDVTLSIATKKKTNMPDVKGTLYDDAVSRLNDLGFTNVARQDIDSNQPAGQVIDQNPKAYSPQAADVQITLKVSKGPQSPQPVPVPGVLGMTVKQATEKLNAAGFSNIQFAPGSSNDDKARVLSQTPGPNTPADPATTGIVLTTIGGGGGNPQGQDGGFPFG, from the coding sequence ATGGAAGAGCCGCGTCGCCTCGGCGGCCGGTACGAGCTGGGCCAGGTGCTCGGCCGTGGTGGCATGGCGGAGGTCTACCTCGCGCACGACACCCGGCTCGGCCGCACTGTCGCCGTAAAGACGCTGCGGGCCGACCTCGCCCGCGATCCGTCCTTCCAGGCCCGGTTCCGCCGTGAGGCCCAGTCTGCCGCCTCCCTCAACCACCCGGCGATCGTCGCTGTCTACGACACCGGCGAGGACTACGTCGACAACATCTCCATCCCGTACATCGTGATGGAGTACGTCGACGGCTCCACCCTGCGTGAGCTGCTGCACTCGGGGCGCAAGCTGCTGCCCGAGCGCACGCTGGAGATGACGATCGGCATCCTCCAGGCGCTGGAGTACTCCCACCGCGCCGGGATCGTCCACCGCGACATCAAGCCCGCGAACGTCATGCTGACGCGCACCGGCCAGGTCAAGGTCATGGACTTCGGCATCGCCCGGGCCATGGGCGACTCCGGCATGACGATGACGCAGACCGCGGCCGTCATCGGCACCGCCCAGTACCTCTCCCCGGAGCAGGCCAAGGGCGAGCAGGTCGACGCCCGCTCCGACCTGTATTCGACCGGCTGCCTGCTCTACGAGCTGCTGACGGTCCGGCCGCCGTTCGTCGGTGACTCGCCGGTCGCGGTCGCCTACCAGCACGTACGGGAAGAGCCCCAGCCGCCGAGCAACTTCGACCCCGAGATCACGCCGGAAATGGACGCCATCGTCCTGAAGGCGCTGGTCAAGGACCCGGACTACCGGTATCAGTCGGCCGACGAGATGCGTGCCGACATCGAGGCGTGCCTGGACGGCCAGCCGGTCGCCGCGACCGCCGCCATGGGCGCGGTCGGCTACGGCGGCTACGACGCCTACACCTCGGGCCCCCAGGACCAGCCGACGACCGCGCTGCGCCCGGCGGACGCGGCCGGCCAGACGTCCATGCTGCCCCCGGTCAACCCGGACGACGGCGGCTACGGCTACGACGACCGCCCCGCCCGGCGCCGCCAGAAGAAGTCGCGCACCTCGACGATCCTGCTGGTCCTGGCCGGTGTGCTGGTCCTGGTCGGCGCGATCCTGATCGGCAAGGCGGTCTTCGGCGGCAAGGGCGACGACGGCCAGGTGCCGGTGCCGCAGCTGGTCGGTGAGACCAAGAAGTCCGCCGAGGGCCTGACGGCCAACATCGGGCTCAAGCTGGTCGTCTCCAAGTCGGAGCCCTGCGCCGACCAGCCCAAGGACAGCATCTGCAGCCAGACCCCGAACAGCGGCAAGCTGAAGAAGGGCGAGAGCGTCTCGGTCGTCGTCTCCACCGGTGCTCCCAAGGTCGAGGTCCCGGACGTCACGGAGAAGAAGAAGGACAACGCGACCGAGATCCTGAAGGACAAGGGCTTCGTCGTGAAGACGACGCTCGTGGAGGCCGACCAGGACCCGGGCACCGTCGTCTCCCAGGACCCCAAGGGCGGCACCCCCGCCGAGAAGGGCTCCGACGTCACGCTGTCGATCGCGACGAAGAAGAAGACGAACATGCCCGACGTCAAGGGCACGCTCTACGACGACGCGGTCTCCCGGCTCAACGACCTCGGGTTCACCAATGTGGCCCGCCAGGACATCGACTCGAACCAGCCCGCGGGCCAGGTCATCGACCAGAACCCGAAGGCGTACAGCCCCCAGGCCGCGGACGTCCAGATCACCCTGAAGGTCTCCAAGGGCCCGCAGAGCCCGCAGCCCGTACCGGTGCCCGGTGTGCTCGGGATGACCGTGAAGCAGGCCACCGAGAAGCTCAACGCGGCCGGCTTCAGCAACATCCAGTTCGCGCCCGGCAGCTCCAACGACGACAAGGCGCGGGTCCTGTCGCAGACCCCCGGGCCCAACACCCCGGCCGACCCGGCCACCACGGGGATCGTGCTGACCACGATCGGCGGGGGCGGCGGCAACCCCCAGGGGCAGGACGGCGGCTTCCCGTTCGGCTGA
- a CDS encoding peptidoglycan D,D-transpeptidase FtsI family protein, whose product MNKPLRRIAIFCGLLIMALMIRDNWLQYVRADELNTHKYNRRVQIERFAHERGNIITADGQPMTSSKETSGSDFKYKRAWNNGTLWSPVTGYNSQAFDSSQLENIEDKILSGNDDRLFFDRTLSMFTGEKKQGGNVVTTLNSAAQKAAFEGLGDKKGAVAAIDPRTGAILALASTPSYDPSVFAGNSTADSKARQKLLEDKDKPMLNRALRETYPPGSTFKVVTASAALENGLYTSIDQPTRSPVPYQLPQSTTPLKNEGNIPCENATLKVALQWSCNTVFGKISDDLGNKKMIEEADKFGFNDEVFTPVRADASIYPKDNRPQNAMAGIGQASNRATPLQMAMVAAAVANDGKLMKPYMVDQLQAPSLDVLSKTQPEKMSQPLSAANAQKIQAMMENVVTDGTGKRGAIDGVVVGGKTGTAQHGQNNSEKPYAWFISYAKTDQGSPVAVAVVVEDGDANRDDISGGGLAAPIAKAVMKAVLKK is encoded by the coding sequence GTGAACAAGCCCCTGCGACGGATCGCGATCTTCTGCGGGCTGCTGATCATGGCCCTGATGATCCGCGACAACTGGCTCCAGTACGTGCGGGCCGACGAGCTGAACACGCACAAGTACAACCGCCGGGTCCAGATCGAGCGGTTCGCCCACGAGCGCGGCAACATCATCACCGCCGACGGCCAGCCCATGACCTCCTCCAAGGAGACCTCGGGCAGCGACTTCAAGTACAAGCGCGCCTGGAACAACGGCACGCTGTGGTCGCCGGTGACCGGCTACAACTCGCAGGCGTTCGACTCCTCGCAGCTGGAGAACATCGAGGACAAGATCCTCTCCGGCAACGACGACCGGCTCTTCTTCGACCGCACCCTGTCGATGTTCACCGGTGAGAAGAAGCAGGGCGGCAACGTCGTCACCACCCTCAACAGCGCCGCCCAGAAGGCCGCCTTCGAGGGGCTGGGCGACAAGAAGGGCGCGGTCGCCGCGATCGACCCGCGCACCGGCGCGATCCTGGCGCTGGCCTCGACCCCCTCGTACGACCCCTCGGTCTTCGCGGGCAACTCCACGGCGGACTCCAAGGCCCGCCAGAAGCTGCTTGAGGACAAGGACAAGCCCATGCTGAACCGGGCCCTGCGCGAGACCTATCCGCCGGGCTCCACGTTCAAGGTGGTCACCGCCTCGGCGGCGCTGGAGAACGGGCTGTACACCAGCATCGACCAGCCGACCCGCTCGCCGGTGCCCTACCAGCTGCCGCAGTCGACGACGCCGCTGAAGAACGAGGGCAACATCCCCTGCGAGAACGCCACGCTGAAGGTGGCGCTCCAGTGGTCCTGCAACACCGTCTTCGGCAAGATCAGCGATGACCTGGGCAACAAGAAGATGATCGAGGAGGCCGACAAGTTCGGCTTCAACGACGAGGTCTTCACGCCTGTTCGGGCCGACGCCAGCATCTACCCCAAGGACAACCGGCCGCAGAACGCGATGGCCGGCATCGGCCAGGCGTCCAACCGCGCCACCCCGCTCCAGATGGCCATGGTCGCCGCCGCGGTCGCCAACGACGGCAAGCTGATGAAGCCGTACATGGTCGACCAGCTCCAGGCGCCCAGCCTGGACGTGCTCTCCAAGACCCAGCCGGAGAAGATGAGCCAGCCGCTGTCGGCGGCCAACGCCCAGAAGATCCAGGCGATGATGGAGAACGTCGTCACCGACGGCACCGGCAAGAGGGGCGCCATCGACGGCGTGGTCGTCGGCGGCAAGACCGGTACCGCCCAGCACGGCCAGAACAACAGCGAGAAGCCGTACGCCTGGTTCATCTCCTACGCCAAGACCGACCAGGGCTCCCCGGTCGCGGTGGCCGTGGTCGTCGAGGACGGCGACGCCAACCGCGACGACATCTCCGGTGGCGGTCTGGCCGCCCCGATCGCCAAGGCCGTGATGAAGGCGGTGCTCAAGAAGTGA
- a CDS encoding FtsW/RodA/SpoVE family cell cycle protein, whose protein sequence is MSVVTNTTTIGAIDAPSRRNTELALLVFAVAIPVFAYANVGLAMTGKLPSGMLGYGLGLGLLAGVGHLVVRKFARYADPLLLPLATLLNGLGLVLIWRLDQSPRLIQRAKSAFGAFHPDAPKQLLYTALGMALFIAVLMLLKDHRILQRYTYISMAFALFLLILPMFFPAVNGAKIWISIPGLGTIQPGEFAKIIIAVFFSGYLMVKRDALALASRRFMGLYLPRGRDLGPILVVWGVSILILVFETDLGTSLLFFGLFVIMLYVATERTSWIVFGLLMSAAGAVAVASFEPHVKLRVDAWLDPFGCYKTTGACEQIGQAIMSFGSGGTLGTGLGQGNSDLIGFAANADFILSTVGEELGLAGMMAILLIYGLIVERGVRTALAARDPFGKLMAIGLSGAFALQVFVVAGGVMGLIPLTGMTMPFLAQGGSSVIANWALIGILIRISDTARRPAPAPAPSPDAEMTQVVRP, encoded by the coding sequence ATGAGCGTTGTCACCAACACGACCACCATCGGCGCGATCGACGCACCGAGCCGCCGCAACACCGAGCTCGCGCTGCTCGTCTTCGCCGTCGCCATCCCGGTGTTCGCGTACGCCAACGTGGGGCTGGCCATGACCGGCAAGCTGCCCTCCGGCATGCTCGGATACGGGCTGGGCCTCGGGCTGCTCGCGGGCGTCGGGCACCTGGTGGTGCGCAAGTTCGCCCGCTACGCGGACCCGCTGCTGCTGCCGCTGGCGACGCTGCTGAACGGTCTGGGGCTGGTGCTGATCTGGCGCCTGGACCAGTCGCCGCGGCTGATCCAGCGGGCCAAGAGCGCCTTCGGCGCCTTCCACCCGGACGCCCCCAAGCAGCTGCTGTACACGGCGCTCGGCATGGCGCTGTTCATCGCCGTGCTGATGCTGCTGAAGGACCACCGGATCCTGCAGCGCTACACGTACATCTCGATGGCGTTCGCGCTGTTCCTGCTGATCCTGCCGATGTTCTTCCCGGCAGTGAACGGCGCGAAGATCTGGATCTCGATCCCCGGTCTGGGCACCATCCAGCCCGGCGAGTTCGCAAAGATCATCATCGCGGTGTTCTTCTCCGGCTACCTCATGGTCAAGCGGGACGCGCTGGCGCTCGCCAGCCGCCGTTTCATGGGCCTGTACCTGCCGCGCGGCCGTGACCTGGGCCCGATCCTCGTGGTGTGGGGCGTCTCGATCCTCATCCTGGTCTTCGAGACGGACCTCGGCACCTCGCTGCTCTTCTTCGGCCTGTTCGTGATCATGCTGTACGTGGCGACCGAGCGCACCAGCTGGATCGTGTTCGGTCTGCTGATGTCGGCGGCCGGCGCGGTCGCGGTGGCCTCCTTCGAGCCGCACGTGAAGCTGCGCGTGGACGCCTGGCTCGACCCCTTCGGCTGCTACAAGACCACCGGCGCCTGTGAGCAGATCGGCCAGGCGATCATGTCGTTCGGCTCCGGCGGCACCCTCGGTACGGGGCTGGGCCAGGGCAACTCCGACCTCATCGGCTTCGCCGCGAACGCCGACTTCATCCTCTCCACGGTCGGCGAGGAGCTGGGTCTGGCCGGGATGATGGCGATCCTGCTGATCTACGGCCTCATCGTGGAGCGGGGTGTGCGCACGGCGCTCGCCGCCCGCGACCCGTTCGGCAAGCTGATGGCCATCGGCCTCTCGGGCGCGTTCGCGCTGCAGGTCTTCGTGGTCGCCGGCGGTGTCATGGGTCTCATTCCGCTGACCGGTATGACCATGCCGTTCCTCGCGCAGGGCGGTTCGTCCGTGATCGCCAACTGGGCGCTGATCGGCATCCTCATCCGGATCAGTGACACCGCCCGGCGCCCGGCGCCCGCCCCCGCCCCGTCCCCCGACGCCGAGATGACCCAGGTGGTCCGACCGTGA
- a CDS encoding Stp1/IreP family PP2C-type Ser/Thr phosphatase, with protein sequence MSLSLRFAAGSHKGMIREGNEDSGYAGPRLLAIADGMGGQAAGEVASSEVISTLVTLDDDVPGSDILTSLGTAVQRANDQLRMMVEEDPQLEGMGTTLTALLWTGQRLGLVHVGDSRAYLLRDGVLTQITQDHTWVQRLVDEGRITEEEATTHPQRSLLMRALGSGDHVEPDLSIREVRAGDRYLICSDGLSGVVSHQTMEDTLASYQGPQETVQELIQLALRGGGPDNITVIVADVLDVDSGDTLAGRLSDTPVIVGAVAENQLQLNDDGAMQTPAGRASGLGRSAPPQGGFGPPGSGDESGYGAPPEGAFGAYADEDFVKPRRGKWLKRSAYVVLALAVVGGGLYGGYRWTQTQYYVGSNDEHVALYQGISQDLAWVKLSKVETDHPEIELKYLPPYQRKQVEATIAESSLAKAQAKITELSVQASACKKDEQQRAAETKNPPKTGTASSPSPTGKTGSTKTTATPTPGPSLSEEEKKLVPQCGKQ encoded by the coding sequence ATGAGTCTCTCCCTGCGCTTCGCCGCCGGATCCCACAAGGGCATGATCCGCGAGGGCAACGAGGACTCCGGTTACGCGGGTCCGCGGCTGCTGGCGATCGCCGACGGCATGGGCGGCCAGGCGGCCGGTGAGGTCGCCTCCTCCGAGGTGATCTCCACGCTGGTCACGCTCGACGACGACGTGCCGGGCTCCGACATCCTGACTTCGCTCGGTACGGCGGTGCAGCGCGCCAACGACCAGCTGCGCATGATGGTCGAGGAGGACCCGCAGCTGGAGGGGATGGGCACCACGCTCACCGCCCTGCTGTGGACGGGCCAGCGCCTGGGCCTGGTGCACGTGGGCGACTCGCGGGCGTACCTGCTGCGCGACGGGGTGCTCACGCAGATCACGCAGGACCACACCTGGGTGCAGCGGCTGGTGGACGAGGGCCGCATCACCGAGGAGGAGGCGACCACGCATCCGCAGCGTTCGCTGCTGATGCGGGCGCTGGGCAGCGGCGACCACGTCGAGCCGGACCTGTCGATCCGCGAGGTGCGGGCCGGGGACCGCTATCTGATCTGCTCCGACGGCCTGTCGGGGGTGGTGTCCCACCAGACGATGGAGGACACCCTCGCCAGCTACCAGGGCCCGCAGGAGACGGTGCAGGAGCTGATCCAGCTCGCGCTGCGCGGCGGCGGCCCGGACAACATCACGGTGATCGTGGCCGACGTCCTGGACGTCGACTCCGGTGACACGCTGGCGGGCCGGCTCAGCGACACCCCGGTGATCGTGGGCGCGGTCGCCGAGAACCAGCTTCAGCTGAACGACGACGGGGCGATGCAGACCCCGGCGGGCCGGGCCTCGGGCCTGGGCCGCAGCGCGCCGCCGCAGGGGGGCTTCGGCCCGCCCGGCAGCGGTGACGAATCCGGCTACGGCGCCCCGCCCGAGGGCGCCTTCGGCGCCTACGCGGACGAGGACTTCGTCAAGCCGCGGCGCGGCAAGTGGCTGAAGAGATCCGCCTACGTCGTGCTGGCGCTGGCGGTGGTCGGCGGCGGTCTGTACGGCGGCTACCGCTGGACGCAGACCCAGTACTACGTCGGCTCCAACGACGAGCACGTGGCGCTCTACCAGGGCATCAGCCAGGACCTCGCCTGGGTGAAGCTGTCGAAGGTGGAGACCGACCACCCCGAGATCGAACTCAAGTACCTGCCGCCGTACCAGCGCAAGCAGGTCGAGGCGACGATCGCGGAGAGCAGTCTCGCCAAGGCCCAGGCCAAGATCACCGAGCTTTCCGTCCAGGCGTCCGCGTGCAAGAAGGACGAGCAGCAGCGCGCCGCCGAGACCAAGAACCCGCCGAAGACCGGTACGGCGTCGTCGCCGTCGCCGACCGGCAAGACCGGTTCCACCAAGACCACCGCCACTCCCACGCCCGGCCCCAGCCTCTCGGAGGAAGAGAAGAAGCTGGTCCCGCAGTGCGGTAAGCAGTAG
- a CDS encoding FHA domain-containing protein — MSELTLTVMRLGFLAVLWLFVIVAVQVIRSDLFGTRVTQRGSRRGGDTGRQQTGRQAAAAAPPQQRGQQQAPSGGRQRRGAPTKLVVSEGTLTGTTVALQGQTITLGRAHDSTIVLDDDYASSRHARIYPDRDGNWIVEDLGSTNGTYLDRTRLTTPTPIPLGAPIRIGKTVIELRK; from the coding sequence ATGTCAGAGCTGACCCTCACGGTCATGCGGTTGGGTTTCCTCGCCGTACTGTGGCTGTTCGTCATCGTGGCCGTCCAGGTCATCCGCAGCGACCTGTTCGGCACCCGGGTCACCCAGCGCGGTTCGCGCCGCGGCGGCGACACGGGCCGCCAGCAGACCGGGCGGCAGGCCGCTGCCGCCGCCCCGCCGCAGCAGCGCGGCCAGCAGCAGGCGCCGTCCGGCGGCCGTCAGCGCCGGGGCGCGCCGACGAAGCTGGTGGTGTCCGAGGGCACCCTCACCGGCACCACGGTCGCGCTGCAGGGCCAGACCATCACGCTGGGCCGGGCCCATGACTCGACGATCGTCCTCGACGACGACTACGCGTCGAGCCGGCATGCCAGGATCTACCCGGACCGGGACGGCAATTGGATCGTCGAGGATCTCGGGTCCACCAACGGCACCTACCTGGACCGGACCCGGCTCACCACCCCGACCCCGATTCCGCTGGGCGCGCCGATCCGCATCGGCAAGACCGTCATCGAGCTGCGGAAGTAG
- a CDS encoding FhaA domain-containing protein has product MGVLKRFEQRLEGLVNGTFAKVFKSEVQPVEIAGALQRECDNNATIWNRERTVVPNDFIVELSAPDFERLSPYSGQLGDELSGLVRDYAKQQRYTFMGPIKVHLEKADDLDTGLYRVRSRTLASSTDQQDLHSQQEQYGGRPQGSARPAPAAPPQSPQGRGGYGHPPAAAPPMPAAPPPGGNGAGARAGAERRPTAPGPMPGAPVRRWIEINGTRHQISRPTLVLGRSTDADVRIDDPGVSRRHCEIRTGTPSTIQDLGSTNGIVVDGQHTTRATLRDGSRIVVGSTTIVYRQAEG; this is encoded by the coding sequence ATGGGAGTCCTGAAGCGTTTCGAGCAGCGTCTCGAAGGTCTGGTCAACGGCACCTTCGCGAAGGTCTTCAAGTCCGAGGTCCAGCCCGTCGAGATCGCCGGCGCCCTCCAGCGCGAGTGCGACAACAACGCGACGATCTGGAACCGCGAGCGGACCGTCGTCCCCAACGACTTCATCGTCGAGCTGAGCGCGCCCGACTTCGAGCGGCTGAGCCCGTACTCGGGCCAGCTGGGCGACGAGCTGTCCGGCCTGGTCCGCGACTACGCCAAGCAGCAGCGCTACACGTTCATGGGCCCGATCAAGGTCCATCTGGAGAAGGCCGACGACCTGGACACCGGTCTGTACCGGGTGCGCAGCCGTACGCTCGCCTCCAGCACCGACCAGCAGGACCTGCACAGCCAGCAGGAGCAGTACGGCGGCCGGCCCCAGGGCTCCGCGCGTCCCGCTCCCGCCGCGCCGCCGCAGTCCCCCCAGGGGCGCGGCGGCTACGGCCATCCGCCCGCCGCCGCGCCGCCGATGCCCGCAGCCCCGCCGCCCGGCGGGAACGGGGCGGGCGCGCGGGCGGGCGCGGAGCGCCGTCCGACGGCTCCCGGCCCGATGCCGGGCGCCCCGGTGCGGCGCTGGATCGAGATCAACGGCACCCGCCACCAGATCTCCCGCCCGACGCTGGTGCTGGGTCGCAGCACCGACGCCGATGTGCGGATCGACGACCCCGGCGTCTCGCGCCGGCACTGTGAGATCCGGACCGGAACGCCCTCGACGATCCAGGATCTCGGGTCCACCAACGGCATCGTGGTGGACGGGCAGCACACCACCCGCGCTACGCTCCGCGACGGCTCGCGGATCGTCGTGGGCAGCACCACCATCGTTTACCGGCAAGCCGAAGGGTGA
- a CDS encoding helix-turn-helix domain-containing protein, producing MPQGDKRRRKPAEYLLEGAWPHAVLDDHHGAQVAQEVAARLRRVIEEHGWTIVEVSRWTGVDRITITRVLAGQVWCDLLTIATLEKELNVDLWPGRNPGNPPE from the coding sequence GTGCCACAAGGAGACAAGCGCCGTCGCAAGCCCGCCGAGTACCTGCTCGAGGGCGCTTGGCCGCACGCCGTGCTTGACGACCACCACGGGGCGCAGGTTGCCCAGGAAGTGGCCGCGCGCCTGCGGCGCGTCATCGAGGAGCACGGCTGGACGATCGTGGAGGTCTCCCGCTGGACGGGAGTGGACCGGATCACCATCACCCGGGTGCTGGCCGGCCAGGTCTGGTGCGACCTGCTGACGATCGCGACCCTGGAGAAGGAACTCAATGTGGACCTGTGGCCCGGGCGGAACCCGGGCAATCCACCGGAGTGA
- a CDS encoding TniB family NTP-binding protein has protein sequence MTAWPERLGIGDRVRLDGRAFTITGLAGRQLTLVDAFGAEVQADVGAVLVSTDFKVLDQGDPRVPVEQDWPSPAAREQALWWQRHIVEVMTGLPPGAPSDTRPRPEYDPALCTLGEREAAKAVELLAQGVHGASVRSLRRRRQRYQAEGIFGLVDGRAGRREEVGARWDYRVREALQVAVSELPDRRRFTVEGLRRRVAALVEQRHSVEGVALPSRSAFHRLYAEAVGAGLLEGRVFTYPGQRSSHWPGRYVVLDMVRLPSPLGAFGHQDLPEIVIAVDADSACVLTAAVHRDRRTLDGAALLARMAVPADVRAQWVGGHRLPDATLAPGEAPLIRPQTIGVAGMPASLRGFSQACTRLGVRIRQHMPRVTGREQHVDLLIACMADQLADLLGSGEGMALEDVQARVDEWVLRVWPHTRLGARAKEVAVPGAETPAQRYTALVAQAGWLATPWSPDAFADLLPRATRAISPMGITLHGCIYNSSELQQSWASPPSGIRAVAEVRWDPYDFQRVWLGTPDGRWLTVPLCTGRRPSSLPPSFYDRQFARFQRGETASASPSSSTRRLPTPVRASRQAATTRTWLPLQAPSSAALDAPRLAYHAQLPIHSGEVVAAAARVQELVLMNKHSTGARHGLLVHGAAATGKTTVLVESARWYNCLHPTGQGESPHRPVIQVSVPRSATPRMLLTELIRTAGVSVAAPSRVTIADLMWQARAALVASGTGLILVDEIDGRHLRAGADTSTARVLRELYDWLPVTFVFAGMDLGAADALSVWEQRRLMLVRLTGRSSKQAWHTTIAEAEAALRLRHHAAGTLPDLADHLYKITGGSIARLAYLVRSGAIRAIHDGTESLTREEFDALSGLWGSQAC, from the coding sequence ATGACGGCATGGCCTGAACGGCTGGGCATCGGCGACCGGGTGCGTCTCGACGGGCGGGCCTTCACGATTACGGGTCTGGCAGGGCGGCAGCTCACGCTGGTGGACGCGTTCGGTGCCGAGGTCCAAGCCGATGTCGGCGCGGTGCTGGTCAGTACCGATTTCAAGGTGCTGGATCAAGGAGATCCGCGGGTTCCGGTGGAACAGGACTGGCCGTCGCCCGCGGCCAGGGAGCAGGCCCTCTGGTGGCAGCGGCACATCGTCGAAGTGATGACCGGCCTGCCGCCTGGTGCACCGTCTGACACTCGCCCGCGCCCGGAGTACGACCCCGCTCTGTGCACCTTGGGGGAGCGAGAGGCGGCCAAGGCCGTGGAACTGCTGGCCCAGGGGGTCCATGGGGCGTCGGTGCGCTCGCTGCGCCGACGGCGCCAGCGTTACCAGGCCGAGGGGATCTTCGGGCTGGTGGACGGGCGGGCTGGGCGACGCGAAGAGGTGGGTGCGCGCTGGGACTACCGGGTACGGGAGGCCCTGCAGGTGGCCGTGTCCGAACTGCCGGACCGCCGACGATTCACGGTGGAGGGGCTGCGCCGCAGAGTGGCTGCCCTGGTGGAGCAGCGCCACAGCGTGGAAGGGGTAGCGCTGCCGTCTCGTTCCGCGTTCCACCGGCTGTATGCCGAGGCCGTCGGCGCGGGGTTGCTGGAGGGCAGGGTCTTCACCTATCCCGGCCAGCGGTCCTCGCACTGGCCGGGACGATACGTCGTGCTGGACATGGTGCGGCTTCCTTCGCCCTTGGGCGCTTTTGGTCACCAGGACCTTCCCGAGATCGTCATCGCCGTGGACGCCGACTCCGCCTGCGTTCTGACCGCCGCGGTCCACAGGGACAGGCGGACCCTTGACGGGGCGGCCCTGCTGGCCCGTATGGCGGTCCCCGCCGATGTACGGGCACAGTGGGTTGGCGGTCACCGTTTACCGGACGCCACCCTGGCTCCGGGAGAGGCGCCGCTGATCCGCCCGCAGACCATTGGGGTGGCCGGTATGCCGGCCAGTCTGCGGGGCTTCTCTCAGGCGTGTACCCGACTGGGGGTGCGCATCCGGCAGCACATGCCGCGCGTCACCGGCCGCGAGCAGCACGTCGACCTGCTCATCGCGTGCATGGCCGACCAGCTCGCCGACCTCCTGGGCAGCGGGGAGGGGATGGCGTTGGAAGATGTCCAGGCGCGGGTGGACGAGTGGGTTCTTCGCGTCTGGCCTCACACCCGGCTCGGCGCGCGTGCCAAGGAGGTCGCCGTGCCAGGCGCAGAAACGCCCGCCCAGCGCTACACCGCTCTCGTCGCTCAGGCCGGCTGGCTAGCCACTCCCTGGTCCCCCGATGCCTTCGCAGATCTGCTCCCGCGAGCCACCCGGGCGATTTCACCGATGGGCATTACCCTGCACGGCTGTATCTACAACAGCTCGGAGCTACAGCAGAGTTGGGCATCACCTCCGTCTGGCATCAGGGCCGTGGCCGAGGTCCGGTGGGACCCCTACGACTTCCAGCGGGTATGGCTGGGCACCCCGGACGGGCGGTGGCTGACCGTGCCGTTGTGTACCGGCAGGCGGCCCTCGTCGCTCCCGCCGTCCTTTTACGACAGGCAATTTGCCCGGTTCCAGCGAGGGGAGACGGCTTCCGCCTCCCCGTCGTCCAGTACACGGCGGTTGCCCACACCCGTACGGGCATCACGGCAGGCCGCCACCACGCGCACGTGGCTACCCCTGCAGGCGCCGTCGTCGGCCGCCCTGGACGCGCCCCGTCTGGCCTATCACGCCCAACTGCCCATCCATAGCGGGGAAGTTGTCGCCGCGGCCGCTCGGGTGCAGGAGCTGGTCTTGATGAACAAGCATTCCACGGGTGCCCGGCACGGGCTTCTAGTGCACGGGGCCGCTGCCACCGGCAAGACGACCGTGCTGGTCGAATCCGCCCGCTGGTACAACTGCCTGCACCCTACCGGCCAGGGGGAATCACCTCACCGGCCCGTGATCCAGGTCTCTGTTCCGCGAAGCGCCACGCCGCGGATGCTGCTCACCGAACTCATCCGAACCGCTGGGGTATCCGTCGCCGCCCCCTCGCGCGTCACTATCGCCGATCTCATGTGGCAGGCGCGTGCTGCCCTGGTCGCCAGCGGCACCGGCCTCATCCTGGTGGACGAGATCGACGGCCGCCACCTGCGGGCGGGCGCCGACACCTCCACGGCCCGGGTGCTGCGGGAGCTGTACGACTGGCTGCCGGTCACCTTCGTGTTCGCCGGGATGGATCTCGGAGCGGCGGATGCCCTCTCCGTGTGGGAGCAGCGGCGCCTGATGCTGGTGAGACTCACAGGCAGGTCCAGCAAGCAGGCCTGGCATACAACGATCGCCGAGGCGGAGGCAGCGTTGCGGCTGCGTCACCATGCCGCCGGCACTTTGCCGGACCTGGCCGACCACCTCTACAAGATCACCGGTGGCAGTATCGCGCGGCTGGCCTACCTGGTGCGCAGCGGAGCGATCCGCGCCATCCACGACGGCACCGAGTCCCTCACCCGTGAGGAGTTCGACGCCCTGTCCGGCCTGTGGGGCTCGCAGGCCTGCTGA